The region CTGAATGTATTTCTCGATCTTGTACAGGCAGTGACCGTATCTCTTGCGGGCATCAGCGTTTTGCGGTTCTGTTTTTATGAATTCACAGTACTTGGCTGCGGCTTCTTCATAACGGCCGTTTTCGTATGCCACATTGGCTTCGGCGAGAGTATCGAGATTCAGCTCTTTGGCGGCAATGGGCTTGGCCGCACTTTGCGGCTGCTCCCGATCTTCTTTTTTCCTGAATCCGCCGAACAGGAATCCTCTTCTGGAAAGTTTTTGGGCCTTCTTTTTACCGGACATTTTTTCCTCCGCATTGAAAAATTGCTGGAGTGTAACGATAAACGCTGTGAACGCCAAGCTTATTCAGGTCCTATGGACATATGCCCCCAGCCGGGATAAAATAGGGCAATTCTATAAAATATGAGGTAGTCATGAAAAAATTATTGATGCTTCTGGTTTTTTGCCTCCTCTGTGTTTCCTGTACCCGTGCTTATAGCTACACAACTCCATTTGATACCGGAGGTAAGGTTTATAAACTGGCATTGTTGCCTTGGCATACAACGACCATGAATTTTGATTTTAAGTACCGCTGGCGCATGACCCAGTCTTTGCTGAACGCCTGTAAAGAGGCCGGAGCCTTTGAATTGAAATGGTCTACGTATGCAGTGAACGGCGGTGATGTTGAGATTTTGAATAATATTCGCAAATCCGGCTTGTGGGAACGTCGCAAGTATGGAAATTATTATCCGGTTGTTTCCGAAGTCCGGTCCGCTCTCACGGGAGTGGATGCTGATCTGGCCTTGCTCTACGATATATCTGCGGATAATGCCATGAGGGACGATGCTTCCATGGCTGATTCCCGCAGTGATTTTATTCGGCTTTTCCTTGTGGATGTGAAGACCGGGAAGGTAATTGTCGAGTTCGTACGTACCGACTTCATGCACAACGGGGCCACCGTAGATATAAAATTGGTCAACCTGCGTGCTTTCAGCAAATGGCTTTTGAATAAGTAGTCTGATCTCAAAGGAGTTTTATTGTGTTTAAAAGATTATTTTTTCCGGTGGTTCTTTGTCTTACGCTTCTTTCCGCTTCATTGGCTTTTGCCGGTGAGATGAACATCAAAGGCTGGGAAAAAGGCAGTGAATATGACAATCTTTACGATAACACCGACCGTGATGTTTTTAAGGGAACACTGGTTGATATTGAAAATATCACGCCTATGGACGGTATGGCTGAAGGAATCGCAGTTCTTGTGAAAGACAAGGAAGACGGCGAGGAAGTGCTGGTGCATCTCGGCCCCAAGGACTTTGTTGAACCGCGTATCAAGGATTTACGTCCCGGCGTGCGGGTAAAAGTCTACGGCGTGCTGATTGAACTCAATGGCGAGTATGAATATATGGCTGCCAAGCTCAAGGCAGGTGAGGAGCGTAAATACAAGTTTCGCCTGACCAAGGACGGTACCCCTTTCTGGTCCCTTTCTCCTGAAGCATTGAAAAAAGAAGAATCCGGTATGTAATATATGTGCCTCCGTCAGCAGGGAATAGATTCTTTTTGGTAAGTTTCTCAGATTCTTGCAGATTTGTCGGGGGCATTCTTTTTTAAAAAAGCGCTAAGCGCATCAAAGTAAATCCTTTTATGAATTCCAAAAATATATCCCGTATCTCGTCTGAACTGAGTATTCCCGATAAAAGCGTAAAGGCGGTGGCCGCTCTTCTTGATGAAGGAGCTACCATTCCTTTTATTTCACGTTACCGTAAAGAGGCGACCGGCAGCCTTGATGAGGTGGCGGTAGCTGCTATCAGTGATCTTTTTGAAAAACTTAAAGAGCTGGATAAACGCCGCGAGACAGTACTGAAATCCATTGATGAGCAAGGCAAGCTTGATGACGACCTGCGTAGAAAGATAGAATCAGCAGAAAATATGCGTCAGCTTGAGGATTTGTATCTGCCATACAAGCCTAAACGTAAAACAAAAGGACAGGCTGCGGTCCAGAAAGGATTGGAGCCGCTGGCTTATAAAATTTTTGCCCAGAAATGTGATCCCGAGCAGGAAGCACAGGCTTTTGTTGTGCCGGCAAAAGGCGTGGAGTCCGTGGACGAAGCTTTAGCCGGGGCACGGGATATTATCGCTGAAAAGATTGCTGAGAACACAGTCACCCGCAGTGCGATACGTTCTTTGTTTGAACGCAGGGCGGTGATTGAATCCAAACCGACCAAAGCCGCGCTGGCCGAAGAGAACGAGGACAAAGCATCCAAGTTCAGGGATTGGTTTGATTGGCGTGAATCTGCGAAAAAAGCGGCCGGGCATCGCATTCTGGCCTTGTTTCGCGGGGAGCGGGATAAGTTTTTGAAAGTTACCATCCGTCCAGAAGAGTCAGAAGGACTGGATATTCTGCACCGTAAGCTGGTCCGCTCCCGCTCGGCAGTTTCCAAGCAGGTGGAAATGGCGGCAACGGACAGTTACAAGAGGCTGCTGGCTCCGCAGATGGAGACAGAGTTGCGCGGGGTGCTGCTGGAAAAGGCCGAGACTGAGGCGATCAATATATTCGCCGCCAACCTGCGTGAAATTCTGCTTTCACCTCCTCTTGGTGGTAAGCGGGTACTGGCCCTTGATCCGGGATTCCGCACCGGCGCCAAACTGGTCTGCCTTGATGCGCAGGGAACCCTGCTGCATAACGAAACCATCTATCCCGTGACATCAGAGGGTAAAAAGAAAGAAGCCGCGCGGATAGTTACCTCGCTGGTCAAAAAATATGACATTGAAGCCGTCGCAATCGGTAACGGTACCGCCGGACGGGAAACCGAGCAGTTTGTAAAAGAACTGGGCCTTCCTCAATCCATTCAGGTGATCATGGTTAATGAATCCGGGGCCTCGGTTTATTCCGCGTCTGAAATAGCGCGTGAGGAATTTCCGGACTATGACATTACCGTTCGCGGGGCTGTTTCCATCGGACGCAGGCTCATGGACCCACTGGCTGAACTGGTCAAGATTGATCCCAAGTCCATCGGCGTGGGGCAGTATCAGCATGATGTGGACCAGAAAGGGCTGGCGGAAAGTCTGGGCCGGGTTGTGGAATCCTGCGTTAATCTGGTCGGCGTTGAGTTGAACACGGCCAGTGCAAGGTTATTGCAGTCTGTTTCAGGACTGGGACCGGTGCTGGCATCCAATGTAATTAAATTTCGTGACGAGAACGGACCTTTCGGCTCGCGTCGGGATTTGCTCAAAGTCCCCCGGCTTGGTCCTAAGGCTTTTGAGCAGTGTGCTGGGTTTCTGCGAATTCGCGGGGCTAAAAATCCACTGGACGGAACAGCCGTACACCCGGAGCGTTACAAGGCCGTGGCCGGAATAGCCAAAGATCTCGGGGCGGACGTGAGTGAACTGATCAAGTCCGCTGAGCTGCGGTCCAGGGTGAGGCTGGAAGATTATGTTTCAGATGATCTGGGGCTGCCCACTCTTAAAGATATCATGAAGGAACTGGAAAAGCCGGGTCGAGATCCGCGTAAACAGTTCGAGGCCGTGCAGTTCGATGATTCCGTAAAGGAAGTTTCAGACTTACAGGAAGGCATGATCCTGAACGGCATCGTGACCAATGTCACCGCTTTCGGGGCTTTTGTTGATATCGGAGTGCATCAGGACGGTCTGGTTCATATCAGCCGCATGGCAGATGAATTTGTGCGTGATCCGGCGACGGTAGTTCATCCGGGGCAGGCCCTGAAAGTAAAAGTGCTGGAGGTCGATATTCAGCGCAAAAGAATATCGCTCAGCATGCGCGGGTCTGACATGTAGGAATCTCTCCTGCGGTCAGCGCAGGTTTTATTCAGGGCGTTTTATTTAAAAAAGTGTAAACCAATTAACCCGCAATATCTCAAGAGATATTGCGGGTTTTGATTGAAAGCTGTTTTTTAAGTCCAAATGCGAAGCTGATTAAAAAAGTTTGAGATTTTTAAACCCTTTTCAAAGGGTTTAAAGCCCTCGGCAGAGCTGCCAGTGGCTAAAGTCCCGGCAGAGTGAGGTAACTCTTTTCGATCTGACGTCTCTTTCGCTTTTGGATGGTTTTGGGATGAACTCCGAAGCGGAAGCGGCGCAGTACGCATTCCTTTTCTTTGCATTCGCGTATGGCCTGACGGTCGCCGACAGTACAGGCAAGACAATGCCTGCGTATGGCTCTGATACAGGTACGCTGTGATTCTTCGGTTTTGGGTCCGCGCAATTCATAAAGAGAGCAGTCGCTGTCCTCACATTCCCTTACAAGCTGCGGGCTGCCGCCCATGCACCACAGGCAGTATGCCCGTATGGACTGATGAGGATTTCTTTTCCGTTCGCTCAATTGATTCTCCATTTTTCGCGGCTTGAATTTAATGGGGCGCAATTGTTGCCGTGGGCCGCGAAAGCCCATCTTTACGTAAATTGGGCTTAAAAATAAAGAGCCGATCTACTTTGGGATTAAGTTTTTTGCAACTCTTTTAAAGATTAAAAAAAAGGCGCATCCTGCTTTTGTGGATACGCCTTTTGCTTTTGTTGCATCTGTATTAATTACTTATCTTTTTTCTCAAAAATTATAGTGACTTCGCGTTTGCCCCAATCTTTTGCCGCCTTGGTATCGAGTCCCATATAGATGTCTATTTTATTGGTCCAGCGTTTATTCATTTTGTCTTTGATCAGATATTCACCGGAAAGACCTTCAATTTTGACCTTTGTGTCATGGGTCAGCCCCTTTGCGATCAGGTCTCGGGATACGGCGATGCATTTCATGCCCGGCTTAAGCTCATCGCCCCATGCGCCGAGAAAAGGATGGGCGGAAGTCTGATCCACATGTGAAGTGTAGGCCGTGGATGTTACTTTCATGGTTACCGCGTTATCGTCGCCAATGCAGCCTGAAAAGAGAAAGAGAGCGGCTATGATCAGTACCAGATTACATAATTTGTTCATTGTGATTCCTGTCTGTTTTACGGCTGGAATTCGCACCGTCCGTAATCGTTATTATCTTTGAAATTTGAAGCCTCGCGTAAAATTGTTCCCCTGTTGCACGAGTATTCCATATCCGTAACCTGTACCAGAAAATCAAGATCATGTGAAACGACCAGCATGGCTATATCAAGCGAATTAAGGATCTCGATCAGCCTCTTGCGCATGGTCGGGTCCAGATCATTGGTGGGTTCGTCAAGCACCAGCGCCTGCGGTTCCATGGCTAGAACCGTGGCCAGAGATACCAGCTTTTTTTCTCCACCGGAAAGACGGTAGGAAAGCCGGTCTTCGTATCCTGAAAGTCCCAGTGTGCAAAGGGTGTATGAGGCTATTTTGCGGGCTTCTTCCGGGGATTTACCCAGATTTAGCGGACCGAAAGCCACGTCTTCCAGCACGGTGGGGCAGAACAGCTGATCATCGGCCTGCTGGAAAAGCAGCCCCACGCCCTTGCGCAGTTCACGAAAATCTTCTTCGGTTTTTATTTCCCGGTTCATATAACGGATCTGCCCGGACTGCGGCTTAAGTAAACCCATTATGATATGCAGCAAGGTTGTTTTGCCGGAACCGTTGTGCCCGGTCAGTCCTATTTTTCGGCCCGGTTCAAGGGCAAAATCTACGTTTTTGAGGACTTCATTTCCGGGATAGGAAAAATTAATCCCGTGCAGGGAAAATATGGTCGAACTCATAGCAGAACCTCGATTTTATTAAACTCAAGAAAAATAAAAAGAATGATGCAGCATGTGGTGGCGGTCAGCAACAGCAGGTCTTTTCTGCCCGTGCGGTAGCTGTTCAGGGTATAAAATGTGCCTCTGAATCCTCGGCAGAGCATGGCCTGCCAGACTCTGTGCGCACGGTCCAGACTGCGTACCAGAAGCATGCCCATGAGCCATGCATAAGTGCGGTAGGTGCGTATATTTGTACCGGGGCAGAACCCGCGCATGGCGGCGGCCCTGCGCATACGGGTATACTCTGTTAGCATCACATGCACATAGCGCCAGCTGAAAAGGAGCAGGCGGCACAATTTATCCGGTAATTTCAGGGATTGCATACCCGCGCCGAGAGTCTGCACCGGCATGGTGGAGATCAGGGCGGTCATGGTGAGAACTATCCCGTTTGATTTCAAGGTTATGATCGCAGTATAGATGATTCCTTCCAGTGTGGCGGTAAAGGGGCCGATGTTGAAAACAGGTTCCCCTGGCCTGGAAAAGGGCAGGAACAGCCATAGAAAAAGAATGAAAAAATTTATGAGCAGCAATCGTTTAAGCAGGATTTTAAAATTCAGCCGGGCGAAAATTGCGAAAATCAATCCCGTCGCTAAGACGCTGCCTGCCGCCGCAAGATTTGTTACCAAGGCTCCGGTAAGTGAAAAGAAGAATGCACAGGCCAGCCTTAATCCGGGATGCATGGTGTGGATGATCGAGGTGCCGTAGGCAAACTGTTCAGTAATCTGTTCCAAAATAATCTCCTGATTTCGGCTTATCCGAGTAGCACGCATCCACATTTCATGCAATTTTAAACAACTCTTGAGCTGAGTGCGTTATGCGGATATATCCCTTTTGTCTTTAGAAAATTAACAATTCTCCGGAAGGTCCGCATGAGCAGAAATGATGAATTAAAAAAAATTGTCGCCGAGGTGGGGAAAGACCTGATCTGGCGGCCCCTTCACGACTTTGAACAAACCCGTCTTGCCGATGGCGTCGGTGAAGATATCGATGGAATAGATCCTGAATTCAAGGACCTTGATTTTTCCGGCAAGAGCGTCTGTGATCTTGGTTGTAATCTGGGCCATTTCTCATTTTATGCCAGTGAACACGGGGCAAGGGAAGTCGTCGGCTATGACATTGAACCCAAGGTTGTAAGCGGAGCTGAAAAGCTGGCTGCGCTTTATTCCGTAGACAATGTCGAGTTCAGGCTTTGCAACTTCGCTTATGACGCGCCGGAGAGGACTTTTGATCTGGGCATGCTCATAGATATCCTCGGTAAGGTGAATATTGCCAAAGGGCATATGGTCGCCATCCTTCAGGGGCTGGAAAAACGCAGTGAATCTGAAATGCTGCTTACTTTCCGTCCTGAATATTATGTGGAAAAGCATTTCGGAGTTACAATTGAAAGCTTTCTGGAATTGTACCCGCAGGCGGTTATTAAAGATGGTCTGTTCAGTCTGTTGGATTTCGCGGTGAATCTTTTCTCCGCAAAATGGGAGCTGGCTTATCTTTCCAAACCGCATCCCGAGGATGAACAGTATAAACGCACTGTTTATTTTAAGCGCAGGTAGGCTTGCCCCTTTCGCGCAAATGATTAGTTAATAATCTGCTCGGATTCTGGATTGATAATACAAGGAATTGAAATGGATAAAGAATATATAGAAATGGTTGATGTCGAATATCAGGTGGAAGAAAAAGATAAGAAAAATGTTTACGTGCCGGGCATGGCCAAAGACATGATCATAGGCGGACGTGATTCCGGAAATGTTTTTCTATTTTGTCTTAATGATGAATTGCGCAAATCCATCGCAGCACAGGTGGCCGAAAAGCTGGAACGGGAATTTGTTGTTGTCAGCCGCAGCGACGGTAACCCGGTTCTGGAGAAGCTTGCCGCCGGTGACAATCAGATAATCAGCCTGCCGCGGGGAGCCGCAAAATCAGCAAAAATCCGCGAACTGCTCAAAAGCAACGGCAAAGTCATATTCATAATGTGCGACTTTACGGCTCTGTTGGCCGCTTCCGACGGTTCCGAAGATGCGCGTGAGCAGATTTCACTCATGCTTAACCGTTTTGAACCCAGCTTCATGGAAGCGGCTCACCACATTGTGCGGTCCGATCAGAGTGAAGAAGAAATCCTGCAGGATGTTCTGGATAAAATAGCCATATAAGCGGGGCAACTCCCGATAGGGAGAAGCCCCTTTGAAATTGCTACCAGCGTAAAGATAAGCAGGTTAACCCGCCATCCATTTTGCGGAATTCAGACATATTGATAAAATCCGGTGTAAAACCGTTTTTATCAAGCAGCTCCGCTGTACGGGGGAACCCTTCGGGGGCGAGCAGGCTGTTGCCGAGATAGAGGCAGTTGGCGCTGTATTCTTCACCTTCGGGAACGATGAGCTTTTTGAATCCTGAGAATTCTTCACGCTTGGCAAAACGGGCGCTCATGAGCAGCGTTTCCTGATCAAGAGCGGAGACTTCTGTCTTCAGGTGCGGCATGCCGTTAGTAAATGGCACTGGTACTGTTTTGTAGCCGAATTCTGCTGCTGCCGCGGTAAACTGTTCACATCCTTCAGCATTGGTGCGGCTGTCGATGCCTACATAAAATGTTTTACCCATGAGCAGAACATCGCCGCCCTCCATTAAACCATTACCTTCCATACGGATTATCCGGTCGGTTTCGGCTGCGAGGGCAGCTTCTATCTCGTCCACTTCACCACGCCGGGACTTTGCTCCGGGGCAGGTCAGGAAGGCTGCTGTGCCGTTTTCGTGCGGGATCATGACTGCGGTATCTTCCACGAATACTGAATCCGGGAATTTCTCTACCGGAGGCAGCACAGTCACTTTGATCCCGGCCTGAGTGAAATATTCAATGTAATTTTTGTGCTGAGCAGCAGTAAGTTCCATATCCGGACAGCCCAGACCGGCTTCGGTCAACCCTTGCCCAAGGGATTGCGCCGGTGTTCTGACTATTATTTTACTGAACATTTTTTTAGTCCTTTACTGAATTATGGAGTCTTTCTTTTTCTGCTCTTCGGCAATGAGTGTCAGTTTAGAGCGGATATAAGCGCTGGCAATGTTGCCTGCTTCATCGTTCTGGGTGGGCGCAAAGGCGGAGATGTCTTCGGCGACTTGCTTTTCCATGCGTTCCGATTCCATGAACATGATATAGACCAGCACAAGCGCGGAATCGTTGTCGGGAGTACCGCTGCATAGTTCCTCGATCTGGTCGCGGGGAACGGTTTCCATCAGCCGGTCAACAAACATGCCTGCCCATTTATCATACAGATCGGTGATGGGCGGGATCATGGATTT is a window of Maridesulfovibrio sp. DNA encoding:
- a CDS encoding tetratricopeptide repeat protein, with translation MSGKKKAQKLSRRGFLFGGFRKKEDREQPQSAAKPIAAKELNLDTLAEANVAYENGRYEEAAAKYCEFIKTEPQNADARKRYGHCLYKIEKYIQAKVEFERAIRILGKDNFSYLYLGLVLCRAGAGKKAVPVWKLYFDPENITLQREINLQIALIEADPEASIDDAADMVEKIIEETSATA
- a CDS encoding Tex family protein produces the protein MNSKNISRISSELSIPDKSVKAVAALLDEGATIPFISRYRKEATGSLDEVAVAAISDLFEKLKELDKRRETVLKSIDEQGKLDDDLRRKIESAENMRQLEDLYLPYKPKRKTKGQAAVQKGLEPLAYKIFAQKCDPEQEAQAFVVPAKGVESVDEALAGARDIIAEKIAENTVTRSAIRSLFERRAVIESKPTKAALAEENEDKASKFRDWFDWRESAKKAAGHRILALFRGERDKFLKVTIRPEESEGLDILHRKLVRSRSAVSKQVEMAATDSYKRLLAPQMETELRGVLLEKAETEAINIFAANLREILLSPPLGGKRVLALDPGFRTGAKLVCLDAQGTLLHNETIYPVTSEGKKKEAARIVTSLVKKYDIEAVAIGNGTAGRETEQFVKELGLPQSIQVIMVNESGASVYSASEIAREEFPDYDITVRGAVSIGRRLMDPLAELVKIDPKSIGVGQYQHDVDQKGLAESLGRVVESCVNLVGVELNTASARLLQSVSGLGPVLASNVIKFRDENGPFGSRRDLLKVPRLGPKAFEQCAGFLRIRGAKNPLDGTAVHPERYKAVAGIAKDLGADVSELIKSAELRSRVRLEDYVSDDLGLPTLKDIMKELEKPGRDPRKQFEAVQFDDSVKEVSDLQEGMILNGIVTNVTAFGAFVDIGVHQDGLVHISRMADEFVRDPATVVHPGQALKVKVLEVDIQRKRISLSMRGSDM
- a CDS encoding arginine deiminase family protein; protein product: MFSKIIVRTPAQSLGQGLTEAGLGCPDMELTAAQHKNYIEYFTQAGIKVTVLPPVEKFPDSVFVEDTAVMIPHENGTAAFLTCPGAKSRRGEVDEIEAALAAETDRIIRMEGNGLMEGGDVLLMGKTFYVGIDSRTNAEGCEQFTAAAAEFGYKTVPVPFTNGMPHLKTEVSALDQETLLMSARFAKREEFSGFKKLIVPEGEEYSANCLYLGNSLLAPEGFPRTAELLDKNGFTPDFINMSEFRKMDGGLTCLSLRW
- the cbiQ gene encoding cobalt ECF transporter T component CbiQ is translated as MEQITEQFAYGTSIIHTMHPGLRLACAFFFSLTGALVTNLAAAGSVLATGLIFAIFARLNFKILLKRLLLINFFILFLWLFLPFSRPGEPVFNIGPFTATLEGIIYTAIITLKSNGIVLTMTALISTMPVQTLGAGMQSLKLPDKLCRLLLFSWRYVHVMLTEYTRMRRAAAMRGFCPGTNIRTYRTYAWLMGMLLVRSLDRAHRVWQAMLCRGFRGTFYTLNSYRTGRKDLLLLTATTCCIILFIFLEFNKIEVLL
- a CDS encoding shikimate kinase, which gives rise to MDKEYIEMVDVEYQVEEKDKKNVYVPGMAKDMIIGGRDSGNVFLFCLNDELRKSIAAQVAEKLEREFVVVSRSDGNPVLEKLAAGDNQIISLPRGAAKSAKIRELLKSNGKVIFIMCDFTALLAASDGSEDAREQISLMLNRFEPSFMEAAHHIVRSDQSEEEILQDVLDKIAI
- a CDS encoding restriction endonuclease gives rise to the protein MSERKRNPHQSIRAYCLWCMGGSPQLVRECEDSDCSLYELRGPKTEESQRTCIRAIRRHCLACTVGDRQAIRECKEKECVLRRFRFGVHPKTIQKRKRRQIEKSYLTLPGL
- a CDS encoding methyltransferase domain-containing protein, giving the protein MSRNDELKKIVAEVGKDLIWRPLHDFEQTRLADGVGEDIDGIDPEFKDLDFSGKSVCDLGCNLGHFSFYASEHGAREVVGYDIEPKVVSGAEKLAALYSVDNVEFRLCNFAYDAPERTFDLGMLIDILGKVNIAKGHMVAILQGLEKRSESEMLLTFRPEYYVEKHFGVTIESFLELYPQAVIKDGLFSLLDFAVNLFSAKWELAYLSKPHPEDEQYKRTVYFKRR
- a CDS encoding ABC transporter ATP-binding protein, which codes for MSSTIFSLHGINFSYPGNEVLKNVDFALEPGRKIGLTGHNGSGKTTLLHIIMGLLKPQSGQIRYMNREIKTEEDFRELRKGVGLLFQQADDQLFCPTVLEDVAFGPLNLGKSPEEARKIASYTLCTLGLSGYEDRLSYRLSGGEKKLVSLATVLAMEPQALVLDEPTNDLDPTMRKRLIEILNSLDIAMLVVSHDLDFLVQVTDMEYSCNRGTILREASNFKDNNDYGRCEFQP